Below is a genomic region from Molothrus aeneus isolate 106 chromosome 5, BPBGC_Maene_1.0, whole genome shotgun sequence.
GTGTGActggtggggagggaggaggaccTCATCCCAAAACTGGAACCTGTGCTCTTTCAGTGATCTGCTTCTGCAGAATTGAACCAAATGAGTTTGGGCTCCATTTAGGAAGACAATTCCCCTCCCCTATTGCAAAGGCCTGGGTTATGCCACTGGAGCTGGTTATAGAGAGTCTTTGTGAAGTTTATCTTTCCTCCCCCAGTGCTATTGGGAATGTATAGaagcagaaagcaagaaaactaCTTGTTTGTGCAAAGCAGCAGTTTGTGCAAAGACCAGCAGAAAACTTTGCAATTGACTGCTGTAGTTGTTTACAGGGTCTAAGGAAAGATGGAAATACATGGTTTGTTGGGTAACATTTTCAAAGGAGTTTTACTCCTAAGCAACTTACAGGTCACATACTGTACAACATGCAGATGTTTAGTCTGATGTTTTAGAATATGTAAGTGTCCTTTTCTGGGCGTTAGGTAAGGACCAAAAACAGGATTGAATCTTGTTTGCAGTGGGATAGAAGGAAGCATGGATTGTTTGTCCCCCAGAAAAATGAGGCAAACTATTATTAGTATTCACTGGCTCTTCCCACAGCACCTTGCACAAAGCAGAGTCTGGATCACAGACCCCCTCTCCCTTGCCAGTTTTCCTGTGTTCTCCCAATGCTGCATATCCCCAGGCACCTGTGAGGAGCTACTTACGGTCTCTGCTTAGCACTTGTGGATCTCAGGCTAAAATGGATTGAGTCAGGGCAAAGTCACAGCCAGCAATGGACCTAGATAGCTCCACTCCATGATCAATGTCCTTAGTTTCCCATGCCTGCCTTTTTACCCATCTTACCCCTCTGTAGTTAGGATAGTAAGTACCAGGTAGCCAGATAGAGGGAGAAAAAGCATCTCTTGAAACTTCTCTCCTCTCCTACCACTTGCATATGTTTCTCCAGGACAGAAGTGTCAGAGCCAATGAAAGTCCCAGCGCTTGCATGCATCCTTCAAGGGATATATCTGACTCCAAAGCCACAGGAGATCCCTGCCTTCTCTGAAGGGGAGCAGCAAGTACCATTTTGCCTGGATGAACTCTACTGCTCCAGGGTGTGTATGGATGGAGGGCTGGGGTTCCTGTCCCCAAGGTTAGAGTTTTCTCCCCACAGGATGTATAGATATCACACAGCTCTCTAACCATGATGTCTGATGTCTTTCACATGCTGTCTGAACTGTGTTGCTGTATCCCTTTACAGATATAACACTTGGAACACCTCAGATTGGAGGTTGGAGGTACTCCTTCCCTTCAGTTCCTTTGTATTTTGctggaatttcattttttcagccCCTGTATGAATACTACAATGCACAAGAGTAATCTCCCACACTCTTTCCCACCCAGCAGAAGGCTGAATGTAGAAGCTGCTCAGTGCTGATCTGCTCCTTATCAGTTATTAACATATACATGTCTTTGCAATGAGACAACAAAGCCAACAaggcaaaagaaacaaaaaaagagtttaAGTGGTGGTCTGAGGTTTTGCTCACAATGAGAGATGAACCAGAGttcttttgttatttaaatTACTGCTAAAACTGTGCTTTGGCTAGGAAAGCCCAAGTCTAGATGTTCACTTACAGAAATCAACATCAGTGCAGGGgaagctttaaatattttagcGTCTTTGTCAGCAGGCGTTTAACTAGGGAAAAGGACTCAAGCATACAGGTAGTTGATCTCTCTAGTTAAAACTGTACATTTGAAACACATTTTCCTAAAAAATTCTAAAGAGTAAGATAGCTCTGGTGCTATAAATaagcacagcttctctgacaTGAGCTCcttcagcccagctgcaggctggccACCCTTGACATCTGCACAGACATACAGACATGGAGACTTAGACATGGGACTGGAgggagaagaaagcagaaagcagtaacaactctgccaggctgctgtttCACCAGGTACCTCgtgtgctctgcagggctgatgCAGGAAAGGGCTGAAGGTGTAAAGGTCTGAgtatgtgcatgtgtgtttttgtttgtgtgtgtgtgtgtgtgtgtgtgtgtgtgtgtgtgtgtgtgtgtgagtgtgtgtgttcAATGGTCCTGAGAACAAATATAGTTCTGGGGCATGAAACAGAAGGATGAATATCAAGCGAGAACATCCAGCTGCAGGtcctttccccttctttttccagcttttggATGAACTGCAAAGCCGAGGGAGACTGTTAACTGCCTGGGCCTGTCCatttgtctctctctctttactTCTCTGTCCCTAactccccctccctctccctcctgcagctccggAGGGTGGAGGTGCGATTCGCTATGCCCGTTTTTTATTTCCAGCACGCTTGACAGGCTGGGCGAGGAAGGCGTTAATGTTTTCTGACAGGCCCCCTCTAATTGTTGGagcttttcttctctgccttttctgtgaaattctgACTTAGGCGAGCAGCATAACAAAATGCTCTGGCATTGAAATGTGCGCTTGCACTACACTGGGCTCGGGGAAACAGCATTATTCATgaagattttcagctgtttttgtCTTTTAACTAACCTTTGAGTTTGATCAGAGGCTAGCCGGGCTCCCTTTCTCAAAAGGCGGTCTTGGCAACCCGACAATGGAGCCAAACTGTTTTCCCTGTTAAAGAGATAACTATGCCGTTGAGTTGGTACATGGGGGAAATTAATCTTCAGGCGCATACAAATGATAGCTTTACCTCGGTCTGCAATCGCCTGCGTGGGATTATTGATAGGACGGGGGTAAGGAGCAGGAGAAATTCAGACTGGGGTAgggaacttaaaaaaaaaaaaaaaatttgcaaccCCAAGCCCATCATCCCTTTTGATTGTATAAAGCCTGCGATTGATTCTTCACCACTTGCCTTTTGCAGCAGGAATTAGCCCCGCATTGTGCGGCCTGACACGCTAAGAGCTCGCTCGCTTGGGAGCTGAAGTTGCTGGGACAAACCGGGAGGGGGGGGCGACCGAGGCTGGGGGGCgcttctcccctctcccctttccAAGAGgcgaggaggagcagggaggcgCAGAATCGCCCCACACTTCAAGCCGAGCTAATCCCTGAATGCACTGAGTAATACGCGCTGCATTATGGAGCGGCGAGCCAGGGTGTCCCGTGTGTGTGTATCCCCCAgccccgtgtgtgtgtgtgtgtgtgtgtgtgcccggCCGCGCCCGCCTCTCCTTGGGCAGGTGCCCGCTCCCTTCGCCGCTCGGCGCGGGCagcgcggagcggggcgggcgcggagcggagcggggcggggagcACGGGCGGGCGGCAGCTGCGGAGGGCGCACGCCGCCCccgaggccgggccgggcccccgccgcgccgccgccgccgcgatAAAGGCTGAGGCACGACACGCGCGGGGACAGCGCTGCCCGCTGCCTGCCCGCCCCCCCCGCCTGCCCCGGCCGGCCCGCACACACAAAAGGCAGGACCTGCGCCGCCGcggggaggggcaggggagaaaaaggaaggaggagggggaacaaacaaacaaaataaaaaaaaaaaaaaaaaaaaaaaaaggaaaaagagagagaggagggaaaaaaaatacccccGGGCTCCCCAAAAGCCGGTGCTAGCGGGGCTGGGTGCGGGCCGGCGCCTCTCTGAGGGGAAGGTGAGAGCGGGGCTGGGCTCAATAGGAGGCTCAAAGCGGTGCCCACAGCCCTTCCCCGGAACAGGGCCTGGGGGGCTCCCCCCTCATTCTTACCTGTGCGGGAGGGGCGGAGGGCGCTGCTCCCGCCTGCGAAGTTTGTGCATAAGACAGCATCacggggggctgtggggagggggcagcggcGGAGCAGGAATGGGGAGCGAGGGTAAACCCCACACCGCGGGCAGGCTCCCCCCAGCTCCGCGGGCGCGGATCCCGCGGGCCGGGGCGTGGGAAGGcgggggcagcgctgcccagcgcCGCTGGCCTCGCCGGGCTAACCCGCTGCCCGAGGGTGGCTTGGGGGAGGGCACTCACTCTGGCAGAGGCAATTGTTGGCGGGATGGTTTTCGTGCATTACAATAAATAAACGCGCAGGTAGATAAATTAATAAATCCGTGGCCAAGCAGCCTTCATGTGAACGCATATCCCCTCTCCGCTCCTCTTCCCCCACCCCCAACCAAATCCTGAGTAGTTCTAAAACTTATACTGGGCCCAAAGAAGTCCCTGATTTATGGAGTTTACTAATGCTAACTGAATACTGTCTGTCAGGCAGCGCTGAAAGGCTCTCCGCGCTAATACAAGAAAAGGCTTTGTGTTGCTAAGCGATTAGAGCAGATGTAATGAGATTTACCCCAATCCTGCTTTGCCCTTTCCCTATCTTCAGtaaaattgtgtgtgtgtgttttctttctttctttctttctttctggagGGGGCtgagaggaaaagggagggaggaggtggtGAATTTCTGAGCCTGTTTTATACATTGTAGCGAACAACAGCGTAACTTTGCCTTTAGTTTAATGAGTCTGGATATTTACTATTCAGAAGTGAGCAAAAAAGAACACCTGTCTACACAAGGAAGAGAAATTTCGCCTTTGTAACAGAATGAAACATTATCCTAATGTTATATTCATAGCTATAAATTACTCGCTACACTTTCTTTGCATACCTTATCTGTACACTTGCAAAAGTGGGTAAATAGAAAGGGGGATGCTGTAAAGGGAGAGCGGATGGCGGCATATAACGGTTATTATTTTCATAACTAAACATTAGTTCCACGAGCGCTTAAAACAATGAGCGTTTGTGCTAAAGTAATGAGGGATTTCGTGACCCCACCGTGTCCCGTCCTCCCGTCCCgtcctccccctcctctgcccttcccCCCCCCGCGATTAAATCACGTATTGATCATTTCAGGGCAtgggggaggaggtggaggggcAAACGTGTGTACGCTTTAAAAGCAATGCAGGAATACACATGTATAAGCGTCCATGTGTGCATATGCGTCCGTgcatatatctatatctatatctatatctatatctatctatagtcacacatatacacacagagGGAAAATTCCTGGCTCCTCCACCAAagtttttccctcctcttttttaaaaatagcgcATCCCTCGCAACTCGACGGCACATTTGTAGCGGAGcggactatttttttttttttttttaactccgtATGACACACCAGCTCTCCCCAGTCtttgttgggtttcttttttttttccatttttttttcttttcttttttttttttttgtaagatgCGTTTTGAGCTTTGCTTTCCGCTTGGCTTGGTGCACGCAAACTGAATTTGCAAGTGATGCAGGAGCCAAGCGAAAAGAAGGCGAATTCTGGTCACGTCCTTGCTAACTGACAACAAGCAGgctagccaaaaaaaaaaaaaaaaaaagaaaaaagcagggaATGGGGGGAAGAGTCCAATTTCTTTTTGAGTCTTGGTAATTGGGTACTTTTACAGGCAGATCACGCTATTTGGGCAGAATAACAAGTTTGTAAAGGCCAATAGCTCTACGCTGCCACCGATTTCTactactttatttatttatttaattttatctcCCTTCGCCTCTCCCTTCCTGTCTTCCCGGCCACGGTTTTATTTACCCAGCCAGTGCTTGCAGAGGCAACACAGCGCCCCGTGTTTTGGGTGGCGGCGGCTGTGCCATCCCCCGTGTTTTCCTGCCCCGTTGGGTCAGAGCCGCGGAGGGGGACAGGGTCACACCGCATCCCGAAACGCGGGATGGAGCGCCCTCTTTTTTTAGGACTCGGGCTTTAGGAGGAATTCTGTAATGTGCAGTGATTTCAGGAAGGACAATGCAATCATTAATCATCCCCTCTCCTTTTGATTTGGATACACATTTGCAACACAGAAGGGCAAGGAAACAATGGTGATAGCGCTAGATCTTTGCATATTTATATAGAGATAGATAAAGATATATATGTTACATCCATCAGGTACAAACACTTCATATGCAGCTTAGCTCCGGTATAACATCGATTAACATTCTGTCCTTACATTCATCGTTGTCaatggcagaaagaaaaaaaaattgcatgcaGTAGGCAGCTgatcattttaattaaaaaaaaaattttattacGAAACTAGTTTGTATAAAATAGGGTTATACAGGACCTCTGTCAGTTTGTAATAAAACAGTAAGAAAAGGCAGTGGTGgtgggggggttgtttgtttgcttgtccggtttttcttttttctttttttttttttttctttttcccaaaagGCAGCATATGAGAACAAATGGCTACCGTTTTGCGTTTGGACAATAGCTGCATAAACTTTGTTCACTTTGAACATTGTTTAATGACATTATTAATACATTAACAAAATTTCTATAAAGTAAGACACATTGGTGCTAAAGTACATCTGGAGGAAATCCAAGTCCTTTACAAAACCACGTACAAAAATGGCAGTTGTAAGGTAACGTTGACTACCGAGTCTAAACATGAAGAGGTAATAAGcattacatattaaaaaaagtatcAAGATATACACATTTTAAACCATTTGTACAAAACCTCTataaatctctctctctcttatgTACAAAAATAGCTTAATATATCCCCAAACGGGTTAGGATAGATACAAATAGATTTTCTTATcataaaaaaattcacaaaaaaaaaagattggaaGCATTCTATGATGGAAACGAGAGGAAAAGCTTGGATcgaggggaaggaggggcacagggagacGGAAGGTAGACGGGGCTCCAGGGACTTCTTTGAGTACAGCATAGCTTAACTTCAGCATCTCCACAGACACGGGGAAACTAACTTTGTCCACAGGTGATGAACGCCAGTCTCTGaagggccgcggcggcggcgaggTGCGGGGATGGGCCGCCCttctgctgaggaggaggaggaggaagaggaagagctcCTCCGCCGGCCGAGGAGCGCAGCGCCCCTTCCCGCGGCCCGGGGCTCCCCCGCCGGACAGCCGCTCCGCCGGGCCGCACTCCGTGGCACTGCAAAGCCCGGCCGGTCCCCGGGGCCGGCGGCGACCGCCCCGACCGCCCCCGCGGCGCGCAGCGCTGTGCCTGCCCGCCGAGAGACGTGCCCGCACCGCCCTCCGACGGCAGGGGAACGGGAAACGCAACAGGTTCTTTTTTCTGCGTGGATTTTTGTCTCTCTGTGTGTGATCTGGTtttgagtgggttttttttggtttttgttggtttgtttgtttgtttgttttttcccttttgcaactgtcctgtaacaataaaaGTAAGAGGAGATCAGAGCCACGCCGCGACCCAGCGCAGCAGAGCCGCTCGTAAGTACCGCGGGACACGCTGCGACCGCCCGAGGGGCATCCCCGGGTGCATCCCCTCCCCGGCGGCTGCGGCCCTGCGTCCGTGCCCCCGCTATCCCCCCGCTATCCCCCCGGCCTCCCCCGGCCCTCCGCGGGCTCCTACCCACCTGCCGGGAGGGCGGCCGGCGCTCAGAACCAGCTTGTGAAGTCCAGAAGCTCCTGCTCCTCGGGGCTGAGCGGGTCGTAGGAGCCCTCGTCGGAGGAGTAGGAGGAGACGGGGGAGCCCGCCATGGAGTTCATGTCGTGGGAGTAGCTGGGCGAGATGGTGGGCGAGAGGACGCCCGCTTGGAAGGCGGCGCTGACGGCGTCATGCTCGtcgagcagctgctgcagggcacggATGTACTCGACGGCGGAGCGGAGCGTCTCCACCTTGCTCATCTTCTTGTTGGCAGCGCCGTTGGGGACGTGCTCCCGCAGCGTGGCGAAGCCCAGGTTCACCAGCTTCACCCGGTTGCGCTCCCGCTCGTTGCGCCGCGCCACGGCCGCGGGCTGCTGCTGCGGCAGGCTGTACCCGAACCCGCTGAAGTTGAGCCTCCTCTTGCAGCGCATCAGCTCCGGCGAGGCCGAGCGCTGCCGCTTGGCCGCCCGCGGCGCCGAGGGTTTGCCGCCCGGGGAGGGCTGCCCGCCCGCCGGGCTGagctgcggcggcggcgcccccgggggcggccccggcggggcggcggcggcggcggcggccacGGCTGCGGCGAAGAAGCACGCCGGCTGCAGGAAGGGCGGCTGCCCGGCGGCGCTGGACATCCTGGCGGGGCTGCCGCTGGCCATAGGCGAGGGGGGCGTCCTGCGAGGCGGGGGCGCCCGAGTGACGGCCGGTCCCCGTGCCCCCACcagcaccacaaaaaaaaaaaaatcaaaaagagaaaaaggaaaaacttgcgacgttcaattaaaaaaaaaaaaaaaagaagaagaaaaagaaaaagagctagGCGACAGACGGCAGGGGAAAGGGACAGCGGCGACGGACGGGAGCGGACGGCGgagccgggcgggcggcggggacGGCGGGCGGCTCTGCCCGCCCCCCTCCCTCTCGCCCTCCGTGCGACGGCCGCGGGGAGGCTCGTGGCGCTCGCGTGTGCGCAGGCTGCTTTGCAAAGCCCCTTTTGCAAAAAAGTGGCTGAGGATTGTGTCTCTTATAAGGGGCGGACGGGGCTcgcccccccctcttctcctacacacacacacacacacacacacacacacacagggacgaGCCTCCCCCCGCCACCCCCCGCgctcatacacacacacacacacaccctgcaccTTGCGCCTTCCACGCTCCCCGGCTTTGCCGGCCGCGATGCGCGGAGCGCTGTCGCCTTTTCAGCGCGGGACgcgcacacgcacacacacacacacacacacacacacacacacagacacacggagacacacacagacagacacacggacacacaggagcccccgcgccccccgccgcACACGCGCTGGCGgccgcgcggccccgcccccaaccccccccgcccgcccgccccgcgcgccGCCCCGGCCGCTCGCGGGTTTGTTGTCGCAAGTGCGTGCGCCCGGCGCGTGCCGCGCTCCCGGCCCTGAGCAAACACCCGCGCCGGGGCGCCgcgcgggccgggggcggggcgggggcggcgcgcgTGGGCGCCGCGGGGGGGGCAGGGGCGGGAAAGCgtgagggggaaaggggaaagggaaggggggagCCCTGCCCGCCCGCCGAGGGGCGCGGATCGCGCCGAGGGACAGGCAGCCGGTGACTCCCGGCGGAGCCCCAGGGTGTGCGGGGCATCCCCTGTGCACCTGCCGGGGtttggagggagggagagccGCGGCGCGGGATGTGTAGGCACGGAGGCGTCCCGTGGCGAGGGCAGGCAAAGCGATGCGCGCCCGCGGGAGAAGCGCCCTTGCGCTTTCAGGGAAACTTCGTGTGCGGGACCTCGGCTTCTCCTTGTCCCTTGTCTCTGGTATCGCTCCCTTGGCTCACCGAGCGCTGCCATGCTGAGCTCCATGAGTGTCCGAGCCCCGCCGCCGGGGGCTGCCGTCCCCCCCGCTTGCAGCGGCCGGAGCCGCGTGTGCCCGGCACCGCACACGCCCCGCGGGCCGCCTGATGGCTCTATTAGCCAGCGACAACCGCGGGGGAGCCCGGCTGGGTGATAGGAGGAGGGCGGCTGAGAGCAGTGGAGGTAGAGGCTTCTCGGGAGAAGTCACCTCGAATTACCCCTCCGGAATGCCGATCACCGCGGGGTCAGCCTGTCAGGAGGGAGAGAACAAACCCCTCCTGGGCACGTCCCGCGCGGGCGGTCCGGCACGGCAAGGGAGGAGGTTTGCCTCATAAAGTAAGGGTGTGCTGGGTAGAGCTGGCAGGTGTGGAGCCAGCTCACCCTTCCCAGCCAGATCCCATTTCCCAGGCCACACTGTCTGCTTGCTGAGCCCGGGAAAGCCACTgaccccctgctcctccccgtGTCGCCCTGCAAAGTGGAAGTGGGGCACCGGCTCTGCAAGCAGGCATTGGCGTTGACTTGTAACTGGGGAGTCAGGATGGACCTGGCCTGTGCAGGGGAAATTATCACTGCTCTCAGGTGAAGTCTCACTTGTGGTTCAGGAGCAAATGAGGCAAAGCAGCACTGAGGTGCTAAGAGTTTGAGGCTGGTGTGCTTGGGGGCCACACTGACCCTTGGGGCTGCAGAGGTGTTGGCAGCCTGGAAGGGATGACCAGGTTCAGCACCCGAGAATGCTGATCTTGGcattctcctcctgccctcctgcctttCACATATTTCTGAAATCTTTAGCACATTTTCTACCTTCTATCCTGTCTCCTTTCCACTCTGTAAACTCAGATGTGTGTGCTCTCTAACCCACCAAAAAGAGCAGAGCCATGGAATGACAGCCTTGCCATGGTGATATGGTTTTAGAAAGTCCCTGGTAGGTGGCTTTAATCCCTGGTACTCACACCAGCTCCAAAGCATGGAAGGAGGGGACCTGCACAGTCCATGTTAAGGTTTCAATGGAAATTACTGCAAAACTAAGCCCTGTACTGTTGTTGACCTCAATTACAGCAGTCTGGAGCTGTAGAAATCAGTTCTCATCTGCCACTGGATCTTTGaccctggctgtgtgtgtgagTTAAAAAAGTGCTAACCAGAAACATAGCACAGGGGAGCCTCAATGTGCTAGCTAGTAATTATACAATTACCTGCTAGCTAGTAATTGTATAATTTTGTAACATGTCAGCTTTTAATGCTGTGTCATGTTAAAAATGTCAGCTTCTCAGTACATGTGATGAAAAATGCTAAGTAGTTCTGTGTGGTCATGTTTATTTTGGGACCTCTTCACTGATCACTGACCACTTTCTGACTTCTAGCCTACTGTCTCATCAGATGGGAAATGTTTTAACTTATTTTATCCACTCTTGGTTAGGACAGCCAGACCTTAGCTGTCCTTAGCAGGATAAAATGTTTGCTTGTATTTCCTGTTTGGGGAGCTGTCCTTTTTTCAGTTCCAGGTCTCCTGGGTGGTTTGTTCAAC
It encodes:
- the ASCL1 gene encoding achaete-scute homolog 1, giving the protein MASGSPARMSSAAGQPPFLQPACFFAAAVAAAAAAAPPGPPPGAPPPQLSPAGGQPSPGGKPSAPRAAKRQRSASPELMRCKRRLNFSGFGYSLPQQQPAAVARRNERERNRVKLVNLGFATLREHVPNGAANKKMSKVETLRSAVEYIRALQQLLDEHDAVSAAFQAGVLSPTISPSYSHDMNSMAGSPVSSYSSDEGSYDPLSPEEQELLDFTSWF